From one Corvus cornix cornix isolate S_Up_H32 chromosome 21, ASM73873v5, whole genome shotgun sequence genomic stretch:
- the MMP23B gene encoding matrix metalloproteinase-23 isoform X1: MDQAEQLSAGRRKSSLSLDKKKSSGWRTTVGFLCLFPALALLVVVEYPAGAAVQEIQEDVSALHIPAPPRPPARSRRYTITPGHLKWDHFNLTYKILSFPRNLLSARDTRRGLAAAFRMWSEVSPFSFREVPRHLPSDLKIGFYSINHTDCLESLTHHCFDGTTGELAHAFFPPHGEIHFDDHEYWILGNTRFSWKKGVWLTDLVHVAAHEIGHALGLMHSLNPNALMHINATLTGKKTISQDEVWGIHRLYGCKDRLFMCPSWAKKGFCEKRRKLMKKHCPSTCDFCYEFPFPTVPPTLPPPRTKTKTVSEGRNVTFRCGQKIIHKKGKVYWYKDKELLEYSYPGYLSLNEDHMSIIANAINEGTYTCIVKKKERILTTYSWRIRLKH; this comes from the exons ATGGATCAGGCAGAACAACTTTctgcaggcagaaggaaaagctccctgtccctggacAAGAAGAAGAGCAGTGGCTGGAGAACCACGGTGGGATTTTTGTGTCTGTTCCCTGCGCTGGCTTTGCTGGTGGTTGTGGAATatccagctggagctgcagttcAGGAAATTCAG GAAGATGTCTCAgccctgcacatcccagctcctcctcggCCCCCAGCGCGGAGCAGACGCTACACGATCACCCCGGGGCACCTCAAGTGGGACCACTTCAACCTCACCTACAA gaTCCTGTCCTTCCCAAGGAACCTCCTGAGCGCCAGGGACACGCGCCGGGGGCTGGCGGCCGCGTTCCGCATGTGGAGCGAGGTGTCCCCGTTCAGCTTCAGGGAGGTCCCACGGCACCTCCCCAGTGACCTCAAAATTG GTTTCTACTCCATCAACCACACGGACTGCCTGGAGTCCCTGACCCACCACTGCTTCGATGGCACCACAGGGGAACTGGCCCACGCCTTCTTCCCACCCCATGGAGAAATCCACTTTGATGACCATGAGTATTGGATCCTGGGGAACACCAGGTTCAGCTGGAAGAAAG gAGTTTGGCTCACAGACCTGGTCCATGTGGCAGCCCACGAGATCGGACACGCCCTGGGCCTCATGCACTCCCTGAACCCCAACGCCCTCATGCACATCAACGCCACCCTGACTGGCAAAAAGACCATCTCCCAGGATGAGGTGTGGGGAATCCACAGGCTCTACG GCTGTAAGGACAGGTTATTTATGTGCCCATCGTGGGCAAAAAaaggcttctgtgagaagcGCAGGAAGCTGATGAAGAAGCACTGCCCGTCCACCTGTGACTTCTGCTACG AATTCCCATTTCCAACGGTGCCCCCCACTCTGCCCCCACCAAGGACCAAAACCAAGACAGTTTCTGAGGGCAGGAACGTCACCTTCCGCTGTGGGCAGAAGATCATCCATAAAAAAGGCAAAGTCTA cTGGTACAAAGATAAGGAGCTTCTGGAATATTCATATCCAGGTTATTTATCCCTAAATGAAGATCACATGAGCATCATTGCAAATGCAATTAATGAAGGAACTTACACTTGCatagtgaagaaaaaagaaagaatcctGACTACTTATTCCTGGAGAATCAGACTGAAGCACTGA
- the MMP23B gene encoding matrix metalloproteinase-23 isoform X2: MPSFSQLLHLRQFPECRSSCGTRILSFPRNLLSARDTRRGLAAAFRMWSEVSPFSFREVPRHLPSDLKIGFYSINHTDCLESLTHHCFDGTTGELAHAFFPPHGEIHFDDHEYWILGNTRFSWKKGVWLTDLVHVAAHEIGHALGLMHSLNPNALMHINATLTGKKTISQDEVWGIHRLYGCKDRLFMCPSWAKKGFCEKRRKLMKKHCPSTCDFCYEFPFPTVPPTLPPPRTKTKTVSEGRNVTFRCGQKIIHKKGKVYWYKDKELLEYSYPGYLSLNEDHMSIIANAINEGTYTCIVKKKERILTTYSWRIRLKH, encoded by the exons ATGCCCAGCTTTTCCCAATTGCTCCACTTGAGGCAATTCCCTGAATGCAGATCTTCCTGTGGGACGAG gaTCCTGTCCTTCCCAAGGAACCTCCTGAGCGCCAGGGACACGCGCCGGGGGCTGGCGGCCGCGTTCCGCATGTGGAGCGAGGTGTCCCCGTTCAGCTTCAGGGAGGTCCCACGGCACCTCCCCAGTGACCTCAAAATTG GTTTCTACTCCATCAACCACACGGACTGCCTGGAGTCCCTGACCCACCACTGCTTCGATGGCACCACAGGGGAACTGGCCCACGCCTTCTTCCCACCCCATGGAGAAATCCACTTTGATGACCATGAGTATTGGATCCTGGGGAACACCAGGTTCAGCTGGAAGAAAG gAGTTTGGCTCACAGACCTGGTCCATGTGGCAGCCCACGAGATCGGACACGCCCTGGGCCTCATGCACTCCCTGAACCCCAACGCCCTCATGCACATCAACGCCACCCTGACTGGCAAAAAGACCATCTCCCAGGATGAGGTGTGGGGAATCCACAGGCTCTACG GCTGTAAGGACAGGTTATTTATGTGCCCATCGTGGGCAAAAAaaggcttctgtgagaagcGCAGGAAGCTGATGAAGAAGCACTGCCCGTCCACCTGTGACTTCTGCTACG AATTCCCATTTCCAACGGTGCCCCCCACTCTGCCCCCACCAAGGACCAAAACCAAGACAGTTTCTGAGGGCAGGAACGTCACCTTCCGCTGTGGGCAGAAGATCATCCATAAAAAAGGCAAAGTCTA cTGGTACAAAGATAAGGAGCTTCTGGAATATTCATATCCAGGTTATTTATCCCTAAATGAAGATCACATGAGCATCATTGCAAATGCAATTAATGAAGGAACTTACACTTGCatagtgaagaaaaaagaaagaatcctGACTACTTATTCCTGGAGAATCAGACTGAAGCACTGA